In the Mauremys mutica isolate MM-2020 ecotype Southern chromosome 13, ASM2049712v1, whole genome shotgun sequence genome, one interval contains:
- the LOC123347393 gene encoding olfactory receptor 493-like — protein MVLLKWGNQTLIREFILLGLGNIPEVQVLLFLLFLAIYIVTVAGNILIIALVMANRHLHTPMYFFLWNLSCLETCYSSTILPRVLASLLTGDKTISVSGCIMQLHFFGFLAATECYLLAAMSYDRYLAICKPLQYAICMNGRNCLWLSSGSWISGFLGSTIMIFLVSKLTFCGPNEIDHFFCDFTPMIKLSCSDISLTTLVTLILSSMETLIPFLLTMTSYVCIMVTILKIPSMSGRQKAFSTCSSHLTMVTIFYGTIIIVYVMPENSTLRDLNKVFSIFYTVLTPLANPLIYSLRNREVKEALRKVCSKYLAFTCFNALE, from the coding sequence AAAGTGGGGAAATCAGACATTGATCAgagaattcatcctcctgggattgGGGAATATCCCTGAAGTGCAAGTTCTTCTCTTCTTGCTGTTCCTAGCGATCTACATTGTCACCGTGGCTGGGAACATTCTCATCATTGCCCTAGTTATGGCTAATCGACACCTTcatacccccatgtacttcttcctgtgGAACTTGTCCTGCCTGGAGACCTGCTACAGTTCCACCATCCTTCCCAGGgtgctggccagtctcctgactggggacaaaaCCATTTCTGTTAGCGGCTGCATCATGCAACTTCATTTTTTTGGTTTCCTGGCAGCTACAGAATGTTACCTGCTAGCagcgatgtcttatgatcggtatctAGCAATATGCAAACCACTGCAATATGCCATCTGCATGAATGGTAGGAACTGTCTCTGGCTCTCATCTGGGTCTTGGATCAGTGGATTTCTGGGCAGTACAATAATGATATTTTTGGTGTCAAAATTAACTTTCTGTGGCccaaatgaaattgaccatttcttttgCGATTTCACCCCAATGATTaaactctcctgcagtgacatCAGCCTGACCACCCTGGTGACCCTGATTCTTTCTTCCATGGAAACCCTGATCCCATTTCTGTTAACCATGACATCCTATGTTTGCATCATGGTCACCATTCTAAAGATCCCTTCCATGAgtgggaggcaaaaggccttttccacctgctcctctcacctcaccaTGGTCACAATTTTTTATGGCACCATAATTATAGTCTATGTGATGCCAGAAAACAGTACACTGAGAGATCTTAACAAAGTGTTCTCCATATTCTACACTGTCCTGACTCCCCTGgccaaccccctcatctacagcctgagaaacagagaggtcaaggaggCCCTGAGAAAAGTTTGCTCTAAGTATCTTGCATTCACATGTTTTAATGCATTGGAATAA
- the LOC123347394 gene encoding olfactory receptor 6N1-like: MADTELGNETSVKEFILLGFGKLPELKIFLFLLFLLIYIVTLAGNILIAALVVADQHLHTPMYFFLGILSCLEICYSSTILPRELASLLTGDRTISVSGCFVQYYFFSGLAAAECYLLSVMSFDRYLAICKPLHYGTVMNSKFCLQLAAGSCIIAFVVVTILICLMSQLTFCGPSKIDHFFCDFTPVVQLSCGDTYLIELVAFCFASIDIFPPFLLTLTSYIYIIANIIRIPSTIGKQRAFSTCSSHLIVVTTLLRDPHHGVCRTKDTYTEKPEQSVLCLLHSPDSNGEPCHLQPEKQRGQGGFEEISQ, from the coding sequence ATGGCAGACACGGAACTAGGAAATGAAACGTCCGTCAAggaattcatcctcctgggatttggaAAACTCCCTGAACTGAAGATCTTTCTCTTCCTGCTCTTTCTACTGATCTACATTGTGACTCTGGCTGGGAACATCCTCATTGCAGCAttagttgtggctgatcagcaccttcatacccccatgtactttttcctggGGATTTTGTCCTGCTTGGAGATCTGCTACagctccaccatcctgcccagggagctggccagtctcctgactggcgACAGAACCATTTCTGTTAGTGGTTGTTTTGTACAGTATTATTTCTTTAGTGGCCTGGCAGCTGCAGAATGTTACCTCTTATCTGTGATGTCTTttgatcggtatttagcgatatgtAAACCACTGCATTATGGAACTGTTATGAATAGCAAGTTTTGCCTCCAGTTAGCAGCAGGGTCTTGTATCATTGCCTTTGTGGTTGTCACCATATTAATATGTTTGATGTCACAATTAACTTTTTGTGGCCCCAGtaaaattgaccatttcttttgtgacttcACCCCCGTGGTCCAACTGTCCTGCGGTGATACCTACTTGATAGAACTTGTTGCTTTCTGTTTTGCTTCCATAGATATTTTTCCCCCATTTCTATTAACCCTGACATCCTATATCTATATCATAGCCAATATCATAAGAATCCCATCCACTATCGGGAAGCAAAGggcattttccacctgctcctctcacctgatTGTCGTCACAACCCTTCTACGGGACCCTCATCATGGTGTATGTCGTACCAAAGACACTTACACTGAGAAACCTGaacaaagtgttctctgtcttctacacagtcctgactccaATGGTGAACCCtgtcatctacagcctgagaaacaaagaggtcAAGGAGGCTTTGAGGAAATCTCTCAATAG